From the Excalfactoria chinensis isolate bCotChi1 chromosome 1, bCotChi1.hap2, whole genome shotgun sequence genome, one window contains:
- the GPR83 gene encoding G-protein coupled receptor 83, producing MFSCFIWLSLPYFVNTFPTSGKFPLNRSLEEVLEIPNISGFFPWDNDTLADWQSFVGRSRHGADSQHVAAKALLIAAYSIIIIFSLFGNVLVCHVIIKSKRLRSATSLFIVNLAVADIMITLLNTPFTLARFVNSTWIFGKGMCHVSRFAQYCSLHVSALTLTAIAVDRHQVIMHPLKPRLPMAKGVIYISVIWVMAACFSLPHAIYQKLFTFEYSEEVTRCLCIPDFPEPADLFWKYLDLTTFVLLYVLPLLIISAAYMTVAKKLWLRNVIGDVTTEQYFALRKKNRKTIKMLMLVVILFAICWFPLNCYVVLLSSQTIRSNNALYFAFHWLAMSSTCYNPFIYCWLNDSFRAELKALLNICRKPSGPAEQRLPSMVPSYRLAWSENSHFKRLQVSHVPASASNSLLGKTDISAVEPIVTVS from the exons ATGTTCTCCTGTTTCATTTGGCTCTCCCTCCCCTACTTCGTGAACACCTTCCCGACCTCAGGAAAGTTCCCCCTCAACAGAAGTCTTGAGGAGGTGTTGGAAATCCCAAACATCTCGGGGTTCTTCCCCTGGGATAACGACACGCTGGCCGACTGGCAGAGCTTTGTGGGCAGGAGCCGGCACGGAGCAGACTCACAGCACGTGGCAGCCAAAGCTCTGCTCATCGCGGCGTactccatcatcatcatcttctccCTCTTCGGCAACGTCCTGGTCTGCCACGTCATCATCAAGAGCAAACGCCTGCGCTCCGCCACCAGCCTGTTCATCGTCAACCTGGCTGTGGCCGACATCATGATCACGCTTCTCAACACGCCTTTTACACTG GCTCGTTTTGTGAACAGCACATGGATATTTGGGAAGGGGATGTGCCATGTCAGTAGGTTTGCGCAGTACTGCTCGCTCCACGTCTCTGCTCTGACCCTCACAGCCATTGCCGTGGACAGGCACCAG GTCATAATGCACCCTCTGAAACCTCGCTTACCTATGGCAAAAGGCGTAATCTACATCTCTGTAATTTGGGTCATGGCAGCTTGTTTTTCCCTCCCACATGCTATCTACCAAAAACTCTTTACTTTTGAATACAG TGAGGAAGTCACTCGGTGCCTGTGCATCCCAGACTTCCCTGAGCCAGCTGACCTCTTCTGGAAGTACCTCGACTTAACGACCTTCGTTTTGCTCTACGTCCTGCCCCTGTTGATCATCTCCGCTGCCTACATGACAGTGGCCAAGAAACTCTGGCTGCGCAATGTCATTGGGGACGTCACCACCGAGCAGTACTTCGCCCTTCgcaagaaaaacaggaagacTATCAAGATGTTGATGCTCGTTGTCATCCTTTTTGCTATCTGCTGGTTTCCCTTGAATTGCTACGTCGTCCTGCTCTCCAGCCAAACCATCCGCTCCAACAACGCCCTGTACTTCGCCTTTCACTGGCTTGCGATGAGCAGCACCTGCTACAACCCCTTCATCTACTGCTGGCTCAATGACAGCTTCCGGGCAGAACTGAAGGCTTTGCTCAACATCTGCAGAAAACCTTCTGGCCCTGCAGAACAGAGACTTCCCTCCATGGTCCCTTCCTACCGACTGGCGTGGTCTGAAAACAGCCACTTCAAGAGGCTGCAGGTCTCTCATGTCCCTGCCTCAGCCTCCAACAGCCTCTTAGGAAAGACAGACATCTCTGCAGTTGAACCCATAGTAACTGTGAGCTAA
- the ANKRD49 gene encoding ankyrin repeat domain-containing protein 49, with translation MSKGKRAAEKGADERDDDSDEFAEFAESFNQLELLETHRHLIPIGTQSCWSGQSDDEEDEQERSEEWYEMQEKKMEKNPEKLLLWAAENNRLTTVRRLLSEKLAPVNARDEDQYTPLHRASYSGHLDMAQELVAQGADIHAQTVDGWTPLHSACKWNNTEVAAFLLQQGADINAQTNGLLTPLHIAAGNKNSRETLELLLMNRYIKADLKNNLDETALDIARRTDIYHYLFEIVEDCINAVSP, from the exons ATGAGCAAAGGCAAACGTGCTGCTGAGAAGGGCGCCGATGAGAGGGATGATGACAGCGATGAGTTCGCAGAGTTCGCAGAGAGCTTTAACCAACTGGAGTTGCTGGAAACGCACCGGCATTTGATTCCTATAGGAACCCAGAGCTGTTGGTCAGGGCAGTCTGACGATGAAGAGGATGAACAAGAAAGAAGTGAGGAATGGTAtgaaatgcaagagaaaaaaatggagaaaaatccAGAGAAGTTGCTCCTGTGGGCAGCTGAAAACAATCGG CTGACTACAGTGAGGAGGCTCCTTTCCGAAAAGCTGGCTCCGGTTAACGCTCGTGATGAAGATCAATACACTCCTCTCCATCGAGCTTCCTACAGTGGGCACTTGGACATGGCCCAGGAGTTGGTTGCCCAAGGGGCAGATATTCACGCCCAAACAGTGGATGGCTGGACACCCCTGCACAGTGCGTGCAAGTGGAACAATACGGAGGTGGCGGCGTTCTTACTTCAGCAGGGTGCAGACATCAACGCTCAGACAAACGGTTTGCTGACGCCTTTACATATTGCTGCAGGGAACAAAAACAGCAGGGAAACCCTCGAACTTCTGCTGATGAATCGCTACATAAAAGCAGACCTGAAAAATAACTTGGATGAAACTGCCCTTGACATTGCTAGGAGGACCGACATCTACCACTACCTTTTTGAAATAGTAGAGGACTGCATTAATGCCGTGTCCCCTTAA
- the MRE11 gene encoding double-strand break repair protein MRE11 — MSALSLQDDEDTFKILIATDIHLGYLEKDPVRGNDTFVTFNEILEHAQKNEVDFILLGGDLFHENKPSRKTIHTCLESLRKYCMGDRPVRFEVLSDQAVNFQFSKFPWVNYQDENLNISMPIFSIHGNHDDPTGVDALCALDILSCAGLLNHFGRSTSVEKIDISPILLRKGRTKIALYGLGAIPDERLYRMFVNKQVTMLRPKEDEDSWFNLFVIHQNRSKHGATNYIPEQFLDDFINLVVWGHEHECKITPAQNEQQHFYVTQPGSSVVTSLSPGEAVKKHIGLLRVKGKKMKMQRIALETVRTFYVEDVVLADHPELFNPDNPGVTQAIQTFCREKIEMMLDNAERERLGNPRQPEKPLIRLRVDYTGGFEPFIVHRFSQKYMDRVANPKDIIHFFRHREQKEKNDSDVDFGKLFSRPASEGVTLRVEDLVKQYFQTAEKKVQLSLLTERGMGEAVQEFVDKEEKDAIEELVKFQLEKTQRFLKERHIDAEEEKIDEEVRKFRESRRKNTEEEDEEVREAMTRARAHRSKDVVLDSASSDEELMDTGMKASGDSDDDIPTTLSRGRGRGRARGARGQNSTARGSSRRGRGNTSQGSSTSSRAYKSVPDKNLSIMDAFRSLKPDPSQSTSKFYSEEIIDDELDLEESHISLSSKTNQRFSAVSSFSKRGSQSQTSRGVDFESDEDDPFKNTATSRRKK; from the exons ATGAGTGCCCTCAGCCTGCA GGATGATGAAGACACCTTTAAGATACTGATTGCTACTGATATTCATCTTGGCTATTTGGAGAAGGACCCAGTGCGTGGAAATGATACATTTGTAACATTTAATGAAATTTTGGAGCATGCtcaaaaaaatgaa GTGGACTTTATTTTATTAGGTGGGGACCTCTTCCATGAAAACAAACCTTCCAGAAAAACGATCCATACTTGTTTAGAGTCACTAAGAAAATACTGCATGGGTGATCGCCCTGTTCGCTTTGAAGTTCTGAGTGATCAGGCAGTTAATTTTCAGTTCAGCAA GTTTCCATGGGTGAACTATCAGGATGAAAACCTCAACATTTCTATGCCAATTTTTAGTATTCATGGCAATCATGATGATCCCACGGGG GTAGATGCACTGTGTGCACTGGATATTTTAAGCTGTGCAGGATTGCTGAATCATTTTGGACGTTCAACTTCTGTGGAGAAAATAGATATTAGCCCCATTTTATTACGGAAGGGTAGAACAAAAATTGCTCTGTATGGTTTAG GGGCCATTCCAGATGAGAGGTTGTATCGTATGTTTGTCAATAAACAAGTCACCATGCTGAGACCAAAGGAAGATGAAGACAGTTGGTTTAACCTGTTTGTGATTCATCAGAATAG AAGCAAACATGGAGCCACCAACTACATTCCAGAGCAGTTTTTAGATGACTTTATTAATCTTGTTGTGTGGGGTCATGAACACGAGTGTAAAATAACTCCAGCCCAAAACgaacagcagcatttctatGTTACTCAGCCAGGAAGTTCGGTGGTGACATCTCTGTCTCCAGGAGAAGCTGTGAAGAA ACACATTGGTTTGCTGCgtgttaaagggaaaaaaatgaaaatgcagaggaTTGCTTTAGAGACCGTGCGAACTTTCTATGTGGAAGATGTTGTCCTGGCTGATCACCCAGAACTTTTTAATCCTGACAATCCTGGAGTGACTCAGGCAATACAAACATTCTGCAGGGAAAAG ATTGAAATGATGTTGGATAATGCAGAAAGAGAACGCCTTGGAAATCCACGCCAGCCAGAGAAACCTCTCATTAGATTACGA GTTGATTACACGGGTGGCTTTGAGCCATTCATCGTCCATCGTTTCAGCCAGAAGTACATGGATAGGGTGGCCAACCCAAAGGACATCATACATTTTTTCAGACATCgtgaacaaaaagagaaaaacg acAGTGATGTTGATTTTGGGAAGCTGTTTAGCAGACCTGCTTCTGAGGGGGTGACGCTGAGAGTGGAAGACCTTGTCAAGCAGTATTTTCAGACAGCAGAGAAG AAGGTACAACTTTCACTTCTGACTGAAAGAGGAATGGGAGAAGCAGTGCAGGAGTTTGtggacaaagaagaaaaagatgccaTAGAGGAACTGGTGAAATTTCAGCTGGAGAAAACGCAAAGATTTCTTAAGGAGCGTCACATTgatgcagaggaagaaaaaatagatgaGGAG GTGCGAAAATTCAGGGagagtagaagaaaaaacaccgaagaggaggatgaggaagtTCGTGAG GCAATGACAAGGGCTAGAGCTCACAGGTCTAAGGACGTAGTTCTTGACTCAGCCTCCAGTGATGAAGAACTCATGGATACAGGGATGAAAGCATCTGGTGATTCAGATGATGACATCCCCACAACACTGAGCCGAGGAAGGGGTAGAGGTAGGGCAAGAGGTGCAAGAGGGCAAAATTCAACAGCAAGAGGATCATCTCGAAGGGGAAGAG GAAACACTAGCCAAGGGTCATCTACTAGCAGCAGAGCATACAAGTCTGTGCCTGACAAGAATTTGTCTATCATGGATG cctttagGTCTTTGAAACCGGATCCTTCCCAGAGCACATCTAAATTTTACTCTGAG GAAATTATAGATGATGAATTGGATCTAGAAGAGTCTCATATTAGtctttcttccaaaacaaaccaaag GTTCTCAGCTGTGTCTTCGTTTAGCAAAAGAGGTTCACAAAGCCAGACGTCCAGAGGAGTTGATTTTGAGTCAGATGAG GATGACCCATTCAAAAACACTGCAACATCACGAAGAAAGAAGTGA
- the C1H11orf97 gene encoding uncharacterized protein C11orf97 homolog, producing the protein MRAANSQQPAGAAEKADSDGRSETAGGGQPRKNFLHVEPCKRVKEILEEELCFWKEECHTRHPAAVALKGIWSVKKNFSLGGLQPASQNRNDLLLQPQFYSRHVGMKSKSQQ; encoded by the exons ATGAGGGCGGCCAACAGCCAGCAGCCAGCGGGGGCGGCCGAGAAGGCGGACAGCGATGGCCGCAGCGAGACGGCGGGAGGCGGGCAGCCCC GGAAGAACTTTCTGCATGTTGAGCCATGTAAGAGAGTTAAAGAGATCCTTGAAGAAGAGCTCTGTTTTTGGAAAGAAGAATGCCACACTAGACATCCAGCTGCAG TGGCTCTGAAAGGAATTTGGAGCGTGAAAAAGAATTTCTCCCTCGGAGGCCTGCAACCAGCATCGCAGAACAGAAATGATTTACTTTTACAACCTCAGTTCTACTCAAGACATGTAGGAATGAAAAGTAAGAGTCAACAATAA